DNA sequence from the Pseudoliparis swirei isolate HS2019 ecotype Mariana Trench chromosome 6, NWPU_hadal_v1, whole genome shotgun sequence genome:
agagaaactgtgtgtgtgtgagagagagagaacctgtgtgtgtgtgagagagagaacctgtgtgtgtgtgtgtgagagagagaacctgtgtgtgtgagagagagaacctgtgtgtgtgtgtgtgagagagaacctgtgtgtgtgtgagagagagaacctgtgtgtgtgtgagagagagaacctgtgtgtgtgagagagagagaacctgtgtgtgtgtgtgtgagagagagaacctgtgtgtgtgtgtgtgtgtgtgtgtgtgagagagagagaacctgtgtgtgtgtgagagagagagaacctgtgtgtgtgtgagagagagagaacctgtgtgtgtgtgagagagagagaacctgtgtgtgtgagagagagagagaacctgtgtgtgtgtgtgagagagagaacctgtgtgtgtgtgagagagagaacctgtgtgtgtgagagagagagaacctgtgtgtgtgtgtgagagagagagaacctgtgtgtgtgtgagagagagagaacctgtgtgtgtgagagagagagagaacctgtgtgtgtgagagagagagaacctgtgtgtgtgagagagagagaacctgtgtgagagagagaacctgtgtgtgtgagagagagagaacctgtgtgtgtgtgtgtgtgtgtgagagagagagaacctgtgtgtgtgagagagagagaacctgtgtgtgtgtgagagagagaacctgtgtgtgtgtgtgtgtgtgtgtgtgtgtgtgtgagagagagagagaacctgtgtgtgtgtgtgtgtgagagagagagagagaacctgtgtgtgtgagagagagaacctgtgtgtgtgtgtgtgtgtgagagagagagagaacctgtgtgtgtgtgtgtgtgtgtgtgtgtgtgtgtgcatcagctTGACGTTCTGCAGAACAACATGAGTCACTCCTCCGATCTCTCCGCTCCTCCTGAGCGTCCGCCCGTGGGTTTTGGCGTTCTGACAGATGTTGCAACATCTGGTCCAGACCCGGAGGTTCCTCTGGTCCAGACCCGGAGGAACATCTAGTCCAGACCCGGAGGAACATCTGGTCCAGACCCGGAGGTTCCGCTCCCCGCAGAACAACCATCACACGTCAGGAAGGTCCAACAGAACCTTCAGTCAGCACCAGGGAGCAGCTACACTTCAACTGATGAAACGAAACCATCAACATCAGAACAGGCTGGTCATCAGAGCTCGGGGGacgtggctcctccccctccacctggtatcactgagaggaggaggaggaggatgatgatgatgattcacCTTCTTCATCTTCGTGGTTCGATGTGGTCGGCCCTGGTTTTATCGTCTTGATCCTGCAACAGGAACATCTGTTCTCAGCACAAACAACCACGCcttgtgaccgtgtgtgtgtgtgtgtgtgaccgcgtgtgtgtgtgtgtgtgtgtgaccgcgtgtgcgtgtgtgtgtgtgtgtgtgtgaccgcgtgtgcgtgtgtgtgtgtgtgtgtgtgtgtgtgtgtgtgtgtgtgtgtgtgtgtgtgtgtgtgtgtgtgtgtgtgtgtgtgaccgtgtgtgtgtgtgtgtgtgtgtgtgtgtgtgtgtgtgtgtgtgtgtgtgtgtgtgaccgtgtgtgtgtgtgtgtgtgtgtgtgtgtgtgtgtgtgtgtgtgtgtgtggtcatggtGGTCGAGATTCCCCGAGGTTTTTTGGGGCTTTCCAGCCAACTCCAGTGATTTCCCAAAATCACTCCGGCCCACTCGGCTCTCCTGCCTTCACCTGCGTCTCGTTGCTCCTCACACAGGGTCTGCGTTGAGGGGGGTCTGCGTTGAGGGGGGTCTGTGTTGAGGGGGGGTCTGCGTTGAGGGGGGTCTGCGTTGAGGGGGTCTGCGTTGAGGGGGTCTGTGTTGAGGGGGTCTGCGTTGAGGGGTCTGGGTTGAGGGGGGTCTGTGTTGAGGGGGGGTCTGTGTTGAGGGGGGGCTGGGTTGAGGGGGCCTGCGTTGAGGGGGGTCTGTGTTGAGGGGTCTGTGTTGAGGGGGTCTGCGTTGAGGGGGGTCTGTGTTGAGGGGGGTCTGCGTTGAGGGGTCTGTGTTGAGGGGGTCTGCGTTGAGGGGTCTGCATTGAGGGGGTCTGCATTGAGGGGTCTGTGTTGAGGGGGTCTGTGTTGAGGGGGTCTGTGTTGAGGGGTCTGCGTTGAGGGGGTCTGTGTTGAGGGGGTCTGCGTTGAGGGGGTCTGTGTTGAGGGGTCTGCGTTGAGGGGTCTGCGTTGAGGGGTCTGTGTTGAGGGGTCTGCGTTGAGGGGTCTGTGTTGAGGGGTCTGTGTTGAGGGGGTCTGCGTTGAGGGGGGTCTGCGTTGAGGGGGTCTGTGTTGAGGGGGGTCTGTGTTGAGGGGGGTCTGTGTTGAGGGGGTCTGCGTTGAGGGGTCTGCGTTGAGGGGTCTGTGTTGAGGGGTCTGTGTTGAGGGGGGTCTGCGTTGAGGGGGGTCTGCGTTGAGGGGGTCTGTGTTGAGGGGGGTCTGCGTTGAGTGGGGTCTGTGTTGAGGGGGGTCTGTGTTGAGTGGGGTCTGTGTTGAGGGGGGTCTGTGTTGAGGGGGTCTGCGTTGAGGGGGTCTGTGTTGACAGGGGGTCTGCGTTGAGGGGGGTCTGTGTTGAGGGGAGTCTGCGTTGACGGGGGTCTCTGGAAGCCGTTAGTCCGGCCCCCCTGCAGTGAGGTCAGCAAAACCTCCGACACCTACGATCCAGATGGGTGACGCCATGTTCAGAGTTCCTCCTCTCGTTTCCACTTGAGGcttgaggaagtgtgtgtgtgtgtgtgtgtgtgtatgtatgtgtgtgtgtgtgtgtgtgtgtaagtgtgtgtgtgtatgtgtgtgtatatgtgtgtgtgtgtgtgtgtgtgtgtgtgtgtgtatgtgtgtgtgtgtgtatgtgtgtgtgtgtgtgtgtgtgtgtgtgtgtgtgtgtgtgtgtgtgtgtgtgtgtgtgtgtgtgtgtgtgtgtgtgtgtgtgtgtgtgtgtgtgtgtggggtgcagCGTGAGGATCCCGTGTTCCTCGAGGTCAACAGAACCCGCGGTAACCTCCTCCAGATGTTCCCGAGCTCCATCTGACTGATGATTTACAGGCGGCGGACGTCGCCCTCTCACTCCGCGCTCCTCCGGCGACGCCCGGGTTAATGCTTAACCCTTCGTCGCCGAGGCCGAGCCCCGTTTATGGGGAGGGAGGCGACTTGGACTGCGAGCGTCGCGGAGGCGCGCGCCAAGTTCCTCAGACTTCATCTCCCAACCGCTGCGGCGACAGGACCTATCGGAGGAAGCAGCCGCCATGCCGAAAGAATCCGGCGTCTCCAAGGTGTTCGCCGGCACCTTCGTCTTCCTCACGGTGTCCGTCATCGCCGGCATCATCACCATGGTCATCGTCTACCAGACGGAGATCGGACCGCTGAACCCGACGCCGCGGCCCACGCCGCCGTCCGTCACCACCAGCCTGCCGCCCGTCACGCGGCTGCCGAAGCACCTGGTGCCCCAGAGGTACCGGGTGGTGCTCCAGCCCCACCTCTACACCCGCATCATCCAGGTGGTGAACGTCACCAGCCCCAACCAGACGATGGTCTTCACGGGGAACTCCACCGTGACCTTCCGGTGCGTCCGGAGCACCGGCGTGGTCTACCTCCACAGCGAGGACCTGGAGCTCTCCGGTCCGGTGGTGACCAACAAAGACACCGACGAGCGGATCGGCGTCTCGTGGATGAAGCACCGAGAGGACAAGGGCCGCTTCCTGGAGATCCAGCTGGACGCCGTGCTGGCGGCGGGGGGGAACTACAGCCTGTTTCTGGCTTTCAAAGGAACGATTACAGAAAATCTCTACGGGCTCTTCGTGAGCACATATTCTGAAGGTACCCCAGCGTTTGAAGGCGATACGGATACAGAGAGGTGAGCCACACACTCCACATGTGTAAAGCTGGCTCTGTGGGCTGGAGCTTTCTAACTATTTGGAGGATAAACTTTCTAGTttggaaaaaatatattaaaatcgTGCCAGAGTTTCCTCAAAGGAACTCATTGGCACCACATTTTGAAAATTCCCAAAATGGACTAAATCAGTTCAGCTATTAATCCACTTGTTTCACTGACACTGAGAAGGACATATGATGCTATTGCCtgtcgtaaaaaaaaacagcattaCGCACCCTTACATAACGTCCATGgaagttattataattattattagggcccgagacGACCGACGGACGTTGTTATTCATATGATAttcatatgtttattattattattattatttaccgtCTTAGCAGGGAGATACGAGGGTCTCGGGCTCAAGCGACAACGTTAAAAATGTCCAAATATATCAGGATCGGCGAAAATACCGATCTGATTGGGGTCTCGGGAAatagctctctagcgcccccttgagtTGGAAAAGCTAgtactttttttcaacaatgaccgattTCCTTTAAATTTGGtatacaggttcacctggacctgctctaaTAATAACATCGTGGGTGTCATGAAAGgagcctacttagattttccggcattttgaattttgtaagaaaatatgttttgcaCTTTTCTCCGAAATCTTTTGTCCGATTCCTACGAAACTTTCTGAGGTCCATGAGTGGGTCAATGTCATCATTACCTGTGAAAATCTTGTTCAGCTTTAGTTTCTTTATTCTTAATGAGTCAGTCTGTGACGCTCGATCAGGAAACCTCTGGATCCGATCCATTTGATTGTTTTCAGCAGTGTTACTTAAAGATGCAATCATTcacttattaattattattattaatatgattattatacatattatcaATGTTgtattcaggtgtgtgtgtgtgtttgtcactaCAGATTACAAATGGTTCCTTTCTTGATTTGTATGAATAACTAGAGTTTATGACAAACTGAATGAACATCAAGCGTTACTTTGTGAACTTTTCCAGCTGCGTATTTTAAATCGTAAACAATATATTGCGTGATTTCTTCGAGTGAAATCAGTATCAGAAGAGTTTATTGCCAGGTACGTTGAACATATGAGGAATCTGACTCGGTGAAAGGTGCAGAACAATAAGCATAGtcatacaataaaacaataaaataagaaacagaaataaatatGGTAAATAACAAACGGATACACTATAAAACAAGTTTatctttccaaataaaaaacactgtGATTATTTGTTGAGTtcaggtttcctttgttaaagtCACCAAGGACATTAACTCAGGACATCTGATAGAAGTGGAAGGAAAATGTGTTTAGAGGTGTTATAAATATCTAATCCTTTATATACTATGTTCTGTCTGACGGATTTCATCATACACTAGAGTTAAACACGGACAGACTATAAGAAGCATGTTCgttgtgtatctgtctgtcatGAACGGTTTCAGTTAAAAACGTGTTGGTTGAGGGGTCAACGAGGTCTCAGGGGCCCGGGACCGGTAAATGTTACTCTGTGATAGCTGACTCCTTTAAACAGCTGCAGTCAGTTCATGAGCTAAGCTAACACACCtcaaaacagacacaaaacaacctcaacaaaGAGACAACctcaacaaaaagaaacaaccactacaaagagacacaaaacaacctcaacaaagagacacaaaactacaaagagacacaaaacaacctcaacaaagagacacacaacacagcctcaacaaagagacacaaaacaacctcaacaaagagacactaaactacaaagagacacacaactacaaagagacacacagcaacctcaacaaagagacacacaacacaacctcaacaaagagacacacaactacaaagagacacaaaacaacctcaacaaagagacacaaaactacaagacacaaaacaacctcaacaaagagacacaaaactacaaagagacacaaaacaacctcaacaaagagacactaaactacaaagagacacaaacactcaacaaagagacacaagagacacaaaactacaaagagacacaaaacaacctcaacaaagagacactaaactacaaagagacacacaactacaaagagacacacagcaacctcaacaaagagacacacaacacaacctcaacaaagagacacacaactacaaagagacacaaaacaacctcaacaaagagacacaaaacaacctctacaaagagacacaaaacacaacctcaacaaagagacacacaactacaaagagacacaacctcaacaaagagacacacaactacaaagaggcacaaaacaacctcaacaaagagacacaaaacaacctctacaaagagacacaaaacacaacctcaacaaagagacacacaactacaaagagacacaacctcaacaaagagacacacaactacaaaggGACACACAACAACttgaacaaagagacacacaactacaaagagacacaaaacacaacctcaacaaagagacacaaaactacaaagagacacaacaacttgaacaaagagacacatacagTGGGGCA
Encoded proteins:
- the LOC130195673 gene encoding uncharacterized protein LOC130195673, with protein sequence MAAASSDRSCRRSGWEMKSEELGARLRDARSPSRLPPHKRGSASGGRTNGFQRPPSTQTPLNTDPPQRRPPVNTDPLNADPLNTDPPQHRPHSTQTPLNTDPTQRRPPSTQTPSTQTPLNADPPQHRPLNTDPSTQTPQRRPPQHRPPSTQTPLNTDPLNADPPQRRPPQHRPLNTDPSTQTPQHRPLNADPSTQTPQHRPPQRRPPQHRPPQRRPLNTDPLNTDPLNTDPSMQTPSMQTPQRRPPQHRPLNADPPQHRPPSTQTPSTQTPQHRPPSTQAPSTQPPLNTDPPSTQTPLNPDPSTQTPSTQTPSTQTPSTQTPLNADPPSTQTPLNADPPQRRPCVRSNETQVKAGEPSGPE